CAATTTAAAGTTTCAATCAAGGTGGTCAGTCACAACTGATCACCTTAATTTTTGGCAAGTCATCTCCCTAAACCCAGTCCTAGAAAAACACAACCCTACGAGTATTTACGTACATCGCCGTTCTTATTGTTGCTATGATGTGGAGCAGCTTGTTAGAACGTCACCAGACTGTTCAGATATGACCTCTCAGACGTAAACCCACGATTGGAAGTATCGGTTATCTAAGTGCCTGTGGTGCGCCTTCCCCACAGTTCTTGATCGTCATCGCAACGTCACCTATCCAAGTCTTCATCGAGAGAGCGATCGCCCTCCTACCTCTCAGTGGACTCTCAGGTAGAAATCACCCATCACACTCATAGTTTACTTTCAATAACCTGCTTATCGTTCTACTGAGGTACAAATCTAGGCTCGGGTAACGCCTCTGCCCATGGCTTAGTTACGGCTGTACGTAAAACTAGTCAGGACTGCTGATGTTTCGCTTCTTGAAAACTCTTATTTCCCCGGTTTTCTCAGCAAGAATCATTTAGCATTGCTGTATGATGTCGCAAAGCTCGGATGCTAAGACCGAGTCGTTATCCTTGAGTCAGTTTAGGGTTCCTAGGTGTAATCTATCGACAGCCTAGTCCATCCTTGAACTAGGGGGCGATCGCTCCTCCCTTGTTTATCCATCCTTTGTTCATCTATTCTTCCTGTTGATGTTGTTAAGTTCATGACTGCTGCACCCATTCCTAGACAGCCAAGCCCTCCTGATCCTCCTGGCGACTCATCGTCAGAGATGACGCCTGTCTTTGCGCTGAAGGAATTGGTCTCGCGGCTCCACCGTGAACAAAATAAAATTCAAGACCTCCTCAGTTCCCTAGGCTTTGCGCTGCGGAGCTTCAACAACCTCAATCAGTTTTTAGAACTCACACCGCTGATTGCCAGCCGGGTGACCGATGCCGACGGCGGAGCGTTGATTTTGCTCAAGCCCAATGGACAGATGCGCCTAGAGCGGCTGCACTGTCAGGATGGACGCCAATGTCAAGACGTGCGCCGGGCCCTAGAGGCTGCCACCCGCCAAATTACCACCGCCTCAACGGGCAATTCTGGACGGGTGATCCTGCCGCTGCCGAACCTCACGGAAGTGCTGGATGCCCAAGTGAGCCACTTTTTGGGCCCAGAGGTGCGCCTCTTTGGCTCCCCCATTCTCATCAAAAATGCAGAGCGGGGACGGCTCTATGTCTTTAGCCATGATCCAGACTATGCCTGGACAGAAACCCGCCAAAAGCTGATTCGTCTGGTGGCCGACCAAACTGCCGTAGCTATAGAGAACGATCAGTTAACGGCGGAACTGCGCAAGAAAGAACGCCTCGATCGCGAACTGGAAATTGGTGCAGAAATTCAGCTTCAGCTTTTACCGCGCCACTGTCCCACCATTGAGGGGGTGGATCTGGCGGCCCTTTGTCAAACGGCCAACCGGGTCGGTGGCGATTATTACGACTTCATTCCTGCCAACTACGATCGCATTCGTCCCCGCAAGGGCGATCGCCCCGAGTCCCAGCGCTGGAGTTTGGCCATTGGCGATGTGATGGGCAAAGGCGTCCCGGCTGGCTTGATTATGACCATGCTGCGGGGCATGTTGCGGGCTGAAGTGCTCAACGGCCACTCCCCCGCCCGGATTTTGCAGCACCTGAACCATGTCATGTATGGCGATTTGGAAAACTCCAATCGCTTTGTGACCCTGTTCTATTCTGAATACGACACCCAAACCCAAGTGCTGTCCTACAGCAACGCCGCCCACAATCCACCTCTGCTCTGGCAAGCGGAAACCAATAAAATTCGCCGGCTAGATACCCTCGGAATGCTGATTGGGCTGGATGTGGATACCCAGTACTACGATGCCCAAATCCAGCTCTACCCAGGCGATACGCTCATCTATTACACCGATGGCTTCACCGATGCCGCTAACCGTCAGGGCGATCGCTTTGATGAAGAAAATCTGACCGCTGCTTTCCACTGGGCCTGCCACCATTGCTCGGGCCCCCAAGCCATCCTCGACCATCTCTTCAACGAAATCTGGCGATTCATTGGTCATGGTCGCGCCGCTGAGGATGACATGACCTTGGTTGTGATGCAAGTTCAACCGAAGCCAACTACCCTAGCGATCCAGGCCGATCACGATGGGGATGACGCTTCATCAGTAGCGCTAAACCAACGTCATCTCGACACAGATCATGCTGCGCAGGCAAACCTTGATCGGGATGTTGAATGATCCACAGAGGCTCCTTGTTAGTGGTAACAACCTCTATAAAATGGGGACTAACGCTTCCCTACCCTAGCGCAGTCTGTTATCCCTGCTTAGGCTTACCATAATGGCTGATTTCACCTTAGTAATTGGCAATAAGAACTATTCCTCTTGGTCTTTACGCCCCTGGTTTGTACTCCAGTATGTGGGAGCCGATTTCGAAGAAATTCGTATTCCCCTCGATCAACCCCAGACCAAAGCCCAGCTCTTGAGCCATTCCCCAACTGCTAGGGTGCCAGTGCTCAAGCATCAGCACCTCGTTCTGTGGGAATCCCTTGCCATTTGTGAATATCTGGCGGAGCAGTTTCCGGCTGCCCAGTTGTGGCCAGAGGCGGATCATGCACGAGCGATCGCCCGTGCCGTCAGTCATGAAATGCACGCCGGATTCACTGCCCTTCGCACCCACATGCCCATGGATTGCCGCAGCCGCTACCCTGGACAAGGGCACACCCCTGAGGTGTTAGCAGATATAGAGCGCATTCAAACACTCTGGCGCGACTGCCGCCAAACCTATGGCTCCGAAGGCGACTTTCTGTTCGGAGACATCACCATTGCCGATGCCATGTATGCCCCCGTCGTCTCTCGCTTCGTCACCTATGGCGTAGCAGGAGACCCCATCAGCCAAGCCTATTGTGATGCCATCTGGCACCATCCCGTCATGCAAACCTGGCTGACCGCTGCCGCCGCTGAGACTGAAGTGATTGAGCAACCCTAGGAGCAAATTCTGTAGTTCTTTTACCAAATTTTATATCGCTAGAGAATAAAGGTTTGACCTCTTTGCTGCTCAGAGTGATCAATACGTCTGAAGGTCGCAGATCCATTCATCCTAACCTGGTCGAAGAATCAAAGATGGGCTGAACTAAGCTCAACCCGAACGGTGCCCGTCGGAGCCCAAACGGCAGGATTTGCTGTGACCACAACAATATCAAACTCACATTCAAGGCATCGATTGGCTAAGAGAAATCGTTAATTTGCCTTGAAGGAGTAGGTCTCTGGGTTGATGCCTTTTGTCCCCAGGCAGCTTATGCTTAGGGAGATTCAACTTAGTGAGTATTCATACTTAAAGACTATGTTAGCGAAACGAAGAGGGCATGTTGCCTTAATTTCCGTCCATGCTGATCCTGCCATGCTGGCAGCAAACGGTATCGCTAGTGTCCAGAGTGCCTATGTAAAAAAGCTGGGTGAAGGACTAGCCCAAATGGGTTGGCAGGTGGACATGTTCACTCGGTGCACCGATCCAGAGCAGCTCTCTGAGGTAGAGCATCTGGAGGGATGTCGCACCATTCGACTGATGGCTGGAGAGGCAGCACCGCTGTCTGCCGATGACACCTATCAAGTGTTGCCGGACTTTGTCAAAGCATTTGTTCAATATCAAAGTAAATCCGGGATCCTCTACCCGCTGATTCACACCCATTCTTGGCTATCGGGCTGGGTTGGGCTGGAGCTGAAGCAACGCCAGCTCATTAAGTTGATCCATACACAGCATGCCCTAGGTAGCGATCGCTATCAGGATGCCACTACGATTCCCATGCTGGCCAGTGCCCAGATCAACACCGAAAAAGCCTGTCGGGATGGTGCAGATCAAGTGATTGCCCTCCACCCTGACGGAGAATCGTCTCACCAAGGCGCGATCGCCCTGGATGGCGCGGCGACGGTAGGCGAACTAGACGTGATGTACCGTTCCCTGCTCAACCAGCTCCACTGCGAGTTTTTCGCCGTCCAATCCGTTAGCTAATACGGGCAGCATCCAAGATCCCTGTCCTGCCTAACCCCGATCGTGATCAGGCAAATCTTGGGAGAGAGATTCTGGATGCTGTACTACTTCTGGCTCAAAAACTTCTAGAACCTCTTCATCCTGCATGGGAGGTTCTAGCGCTTCTTCCTGAGACTGGGGAAGCGATCGCAAATCTGGTAATTCCACCAACTCTTCTTCCTGAGGATCCTGAAGATCAAGGGGGATAGACAACGGTTCAGGCCGCTCAATCCAACAGCTCGCCACCGGCAGCGTATCTTCTAGGTCATCCAGCGGACGAGGGATAATCATTACGGCATGGAGCTCACCGATGCGCTCGGCTTCATGCATTCCCGCTTCCACCGCCACCGCCACATCTGCCACCCGTCCACGAATAATAGCTGTGCAGAGCCCTGCCCCCACCATTTCGTAGGAGGCAAGCTGCACATCTGCCGCCTTAAGCATGGCATCACAGGCTCCCACCATGGCCGGAAAGCCACGGGTTTCCACCAAACCAACCGCTTGATGGCTCAGACGGTTATAGCCACGTCCCTCCACGACGCTGGCCAGACGACTACCAATGGGCAACACAGCATCAAGATTGGGCAACGGTCGAGAAATCACCAGCTTTGAAATGAACTGACCAAACTGCTCAGCGGTTTCAGCTCCAACTTCGACAGCAATGCGTACATCCGATAGGTTCCCCCGCACCACCGCCGTGCAGTAACCGCTACCAATTTTTTCATACCCCACAAGCCGCACCCCAGATGACTTCAGCATCATATCAGCGGTGCCCACGATCGCTGGGAAGCTGCGGGTCGAGACTAATCCGAGTGCCTGATCTCGGAAATCGGTCGATCGCCCGGCCCCTTGAATAAATTTCGATGGTGGATTACGAAGCTCCATGATTGCCCTCGTGCGTCCTGTGGGTGAGCATCTACACCGCGTACTGAACCATAATGGACGATGATACAAGTATCGGATCATCTCCATCCACGATTGAGCCCCGACCGGATTGGGTGACTACATTAAACAAGCGCTTGCTGCTGGAACAGTTTTTGCTCTCTCGGTAAAGGTCAACAGACAAGAGACGGCTGAATCAAACTAGACAAACCCAACGCATGTGTTGCTTAGCTCTATCTTAGCCTGCTATTCCAAACTATCTCGCAGATTCATGGTCATGCCCTTCTACGAATCAGGCACATTCGGCTCATCCGAGTCTGATTGCAGCGCTTGCCGATGGGGAAACAACATGCCCATTAGGCGATCGAGAGAAGCTTGCCCATAAACGGGGGTCTGCGCCGGCTGGGACATGAACGGAGATGTATTCAAGTCATCATCGGAGCGATCGCCCCCCGTTGCACCGTTCTCCGATACGTTGGGTTCCGATGCGTTGGCCTTAGATAGTTCTGGAGATAGCTCTGGCGCAGCAGCCCCCATATCGGAGTCACTGCTTTCGTCTTCCCAGGGATCCGCGCTCAGCTCTCGATCGGTCAGAGTTACCGACCTAAACTGCATCTCACTTACGGTATGCTCCACGATCTGCTCTACAACCTGGCCCACCGTCTGTCCTGCCGCCGGCGGTAAAGCGGTTGCAGAACTGGCTGCGAATGGCGGTACCCCCTGTGTAGTCTGAGCCACCGCTTGACGACCCATCTGCCCTAGCAGCGTTCCCGCTGGCACCACAGTCCCGGCAGCCACATCACAAGCAAAGACGGTCACCCCCGATCCAAGGCAGGCATTCTGCCCTACCCGTCCAGCCCCTACCACCAACACCTGCAGTCCCAAAATTGCTCCCTGCTCAAGATGCACCGTACCTTGGTAGGCATGAAGCACCGACCCCATACCAATACACACTCCCGCTTCAATGACAATGCGACTTCCGGGATCAGCCTGAAGAACCACACCGGGAGCGATCGCTGTTCCAGGATGCAGGGTCACATCTCCACTGAGGATGAAATGGTTGTCATTGGTCGGTGGTAAGAGTGGCAGACTCATGAACTCAGTGCATCTGGTCAGTCAGGACTGTGGAACGATTCGGCACAGAGAAAAACTCAGTCACCATGACTTACCGCAGGTACTAAACCAGGCAAGCAACGGCAGCAGCAAGCTCCCCATACCTCATTGACCTAAACGTGAAACCGTCGATTAGTCGTCTCAATTATTCAGGGATCCAACCAACTCGGAACTGACGGTTTAGAACCCTAGGTTCCACCGTCAGTTCTTCATCGTGGGTTGACACAGTCCAGGCTATGGACGCTGAACCATAATTTCAGCTACCCGTTTCTTAGACTTGGTATCAATCCCAATCAGGCGAACATACTCACCTTGGTGCTCCGCCATACAGGCAGACAACGCTGCCATCACATCATCAGGGCGGGTGGATTGAACCGGCGCACAGTTCTTCCAGGTACCCGTGCGGAAACGGCGAGCATCCACGTGCTCCATGCCAATGCGATAGCCCTGGGACAGCAATTGCCGCACCTGATCCGCCACATCACTGCCTACAGATTTTGACGAGGAGCGGGATCCAGAGCCATTCGAAGACGAGGCACTGGCCCGAGGTGCTGTATAGCTGCTTGATGCAGAGGCCTTGGGAGCGCTGTCGCCTGGCCGTTGAATCATCACCTCTGCGACCCGGCGGCGCGATCGAGTATCAATACCAATCATCCGCACATATTCCCCGGCATGTTCAACCATGCAGGCGTTCAAAGCGGCGATCACATCGTTAGGGCGAGTTGCTTCAATGGGCGAGCAGCTCTTCCAGGTACCGGTGCGGAAGCGGCGAGCGTCTACATGCTCTGTGCCAATCTGATACCCCTGGGACAAGAGTTGATGGACTTGGTCAACCACCTCGCGGCTCAGTCCAGCGCTGCTTGCGGAGGGGGCAGGTGCATAGGCAGAAGAAGAGGCATAGCTGTTGCTGCGCTGTCCACTGCTGGATACAGATTTCGGTGCTTCACCGGGGCGCTGCACTACTGTTTCCAAAACCCGTCGCCGAGATTGGGTATCAATGCCAATCAAACGCACATATTCTCCGGCATGTTCGGCCATACAGGCTTCCAAGCCAGCCATCACGTCATTCAAGCGCGTAGACTGAATGGGAGCGCAGCTCTTCCATGTGCCGGTGCGGAAGCGGCGAGCATCCACATGCTCCATACCGATCCGGTAGCCCTGGGATAAAAGCTGACGCACCTGCTCAGCAATATCGCCAGAGACAGGCTGGGAAGACGGAGAGGCGATCGCTTGCCCAGACTGATAGGGCGAATAGTTGGAGATGGAGCGACGATCCTGGGAAGGAGCGGCACTGCCATTGCGATCGCCCGGTCTCTGCAACATCACCTCTGCAACCCGCCGCTTAGACCCCGTATCCACACCAATCATGCGGACATATTCTTGGCTATGTTCATCCAAACATCGCTCTAGGGCAGCAATCACCTCCGATCGCTGTCCAGCAGAAATCGACGGCCCTGTCTTCCACGAACTAATCCGATATCGACGCGCATCGGCAAACTCAGTGCTAATGCGATAGCCCTGAGTCAACAGTTGATGCACCTGCTCTACTACTTCTGGACTCAATTTCATACGTTGTACCTGCCCATCGCTATCATTGACCCT
This genomic interval from Candidatus Obscuribacterales bacterium contains the following:
- a CDS encoding PP2C family protein-serine/threonine phosphatase codes for the protein MTAAPIPRQPSPPDPPGDSSSEMTPVFALKELVSRLHREQNKIQDLLSSLGFALRSFNNLNQFLELTPLIASRVTDADGGALILLKPNGQMRLERLHCQDGRQCQDVRRALEAATRQITTASTGNSGRVILPLPNLTEVLDAQVSHFLGPEVRLFGSPILIKNAERGRLYVFSHDPDYAWTETRQKLIRLVADQTAVAIENDQLTAELRKKERLDRELEIGAEIQLQLLPRHCPTIEGVDLAALCQTANRVGGDYYDFIPANYDRIRPRKGDRPESQRWSLAIGDVMGKGVPAGLIMTMLRGMLRAEVLNGHSPARILQHLNHVMYGDLENSNRFVTLFYSEYDTQTQVLSYSNAAHNPPLLWQAETNKIRRLDTLGMLIGLDVDTQYYDAQIQLYPGDTLIYYTDGFTDAANRQGDRFDEENLTAAFHWACHHCSGPQAILDHLFNEIWRFIGHGRAAEDDMTLVVMQVQPKPTTLAIQADHDGDDASSVALNQRHLDTDHAAQANLDRDVE
- a CDS encoding ribulose bisphosphate carboxylase small subunit, giving the protein MAQPQIHDTAYVHSFANIIGDVCIGAGVVVAPGTSIRADEGHPFFIGEGSRVQDGAVIHGLDQGQVVGDNDRSYSVWIGQRVTLTHMALIHGPAYVGDDCFIGFRSTLFNARIGQGCIIMMHVLIQDVEIPPGKFVPSGSVITSQQQADQLPDVQEADSRFVQHVVGVHESVRSHPHQAENAVQVSTLRRELEQVYQASGDSADRVNDSDGQVQRMKLSPEVVEQVHQLLTQGYRISTEFADARRYRISSWKTGPSISAGQRSEVIAALERCLDEHSQEYVRMIGVDTGSKRRVAEVMLQRPGDRNGSAAPSQDRRSISNYSPYQSGQAIASPSSQPVSGDIAEQVRQLLSQGYRIGMEHVDARRFRTGTWKSCAPIQSTRLNDVMAGLEACMAEHAGEYVRLIGIDTQSRRRVLETVVQRPGEAPKSVSSSGQRSNSYASSSAYAPAPSASSAGLSREVVDQVHQLLSQGYQIGTEHVDARRFRTGTWKSCSPIEATRPNDVIAALNACMVEHAGEYVRMIGIDTRSRRRVAEVMIQRPGDSAPKASASSSYTAPRASASSSNGSGSRSSSKSVGSDVADQVRQLLSQGYRIGMEHVDARRFRTGTWKNCAPVQSTRPDDVMAALSACMAEHQGEYVRLIGIDTKSKKRVAEIMVQRP
- a CDS encoding glutathione S-transferase family protein, which gives rise to MADFTLVIGNKNYSSWSLRPWFVLQYVGADFEEIRIPLDQPQTKAQLLSHSPTARVPVLKHQHLVLWESLAICEYLAEQFPAAQLWPEADHARAIARAVSHEMHAGFTALRTHMPMDCRSRYPGQGHTPEVLADIERIQTLWRDCRQTYGSEGDFLFGDITIADAMYAPVVSRFVTYGVAGDPISQAYCDAIWHHPVMQTWLTAAAAETEVIEQP
- a CDS encoding glycosyltransferase, whose protein sequence is MLAKRRGHVALISVHADPAMLAANGIASVQSAYVKKLGEGLAQMGWQVDMFTRCTDPEQLSEVEHLEGCRTIRLMAGEAAPLSADDTYQVLPDFVKAFVQYQSKSGILYPLIHTHSWLSGWVGLELKQRQLIKLIHTQHALGSDRYQDATTIPMLASAQINTEKACRDGADQVIALHPDGESSHQGAIALDGAATVGELDVMYRSLLNQLHCEFFAVQSVS
- a CDS encoding BMC domain-containing protein; this encodes MELRNPPSKFIQGAGRSTDFRDQALGLVSTRSFPAIVGTADMMLKSSGVRLVGYEKIGSGYCTAVVRGNLSDVRIAVEVGAETAEQFGQFISKLVISRPLPNLDAVLPIGSRLASVVEGRGYNRLSHQAVGLVETRGFPAMVGACDAMLKAADVQLASYEMVGAGLCTAIIRGRVADVAVAVEAGMHEAERIGELHAVMIIPRPLDDLEDTLPVASCWIERPEPLSIPLDLQDPQEEELVELPDLRSLPQSQEEALEPPMQDEEVLEVFEPEVVQHPESLSQDLPDHDRG